The proteins below come from a single Bombyx mori chromosome 7, ASM3026992v2 genomic window:
- the CPR69 gene encoding cuticular protein RR-2 motif 69 precursor, which translates to MDSKIVVFICLVGVASASVIAPVPVARVDPLPQYSYGYDVQDTLTGDFKGHQENRNGDLVTGSYSVVDPDGTRRIVDYTADPLNGFNAVVRREPLVVAAPARVVAPAPIVAPAPVVAPARVFASAPIVAPGPYYARAPFAPAPLLAPRLPAPVYF; encoded by the exons ATGGACTCCAAG ATTGTAGTATTCATCTGTTTAGTAGGCGTGGCAAGTGCAAGTGTTATCGCACCTGTACCTGTCGCCCGTGTAGATCCCCTCCCGCAGTACTCCTACGGATATGACGTTCAGGATACTCTCACTGGAGATTTCAAAGGACATCAAGAAAACAGGAATGGCGATCTCGTGACTGGATCTTATTCGGTTGTCGACCCTGATGGCACTAGGAGGATCGTGGATTATACAGCTGACCCCTTAAATGGATTCAACGCGGTAGTCCGCCGCGAGCCCTTGGTGGTAGCCGCTCCTGCTAGGGTGGTCGCTCCCGCTCCAATCGTGGCCCCTGCCCCTGTGGTGGCCCCGGCGCGCGTGTTCGCGTCAGCTCCCATTGTGGCACCGGGTCCTTACTACGCGCGTGCACCTTTTGCACCTGCACCACTCCTAGCCCCTAGACTACCAGCGCCTGTGTATTTCTAG
- the LOC101743608 gene encoding outer dynein arm-docking complex subunit 4: protein MEEKQLYGALTVYRERGAYLRRLEQFEKAKASYDEAFKSSPEDVRTLTGRSQVCADAVQPIQAYSDAELALKLEPENMNARNMQSRAMYTMSDFERSVVMNFRGARIRKQPPYFMEGINQGVETIQDCIGVNAGSVMVDFLPLIKQNEALRPDDDEPLKPVHISRIPKPERKRKLTQMEARKHLTLARVLAMKYLGPMAYDKFFLQELTEDPRINSANSVGSTELKALVKEALRSLSERQDMLRSQKPYYSIKLAEKAESKHQNQYREAVLVKEREIGAHTAERLLKSIDKSLRANRVMEVIAQAERMQLFLDNKTPRTLPDKDLYTDRLYRAVGEAYLSQHRLSYTLSDRGNKRRIAFLMGLPVGRPQSFDSVMANYPYKFIDIKQATEKVVLTLEMCENSTMKCWLMYELARLLCLQKNYALAKFYAKRCQREAQELANVTWWLNGCFVLMSGDMQQGNANEVRIQVEEAYEWSKKMQDPERVQAFLGKCAEMAAEAVSADERKAIVQRERQIVGVMDEEQKIETQVLFKRMSTVPAGRRFSVLPRKQDAGEAKSERKRRRQRGLSVIPGPEQALPPPPQSDTRGFQIFDI, encoded by the coding sequence atggaGGAAAAACAACTCTACGGTGCGTTGACAGTTTATCGTGAACGTGGGGCTTATTTGCGACGCCTCGAACAGTTCGAAAAAGCAAAGGCATCTTATGACGAAGCCTTTAAAAGCAGTCCTGAAGATGTCAGAACATTAACAGGTCGCAGTCAAGTTTGCGCAGATGCTGTGCAACCAATACAAGCATATTCTGATGCAGAACTTGCACTAAAACTTGAACCAGAGAATATGAATGCCCGTAACATGCAGTCCAGAGCAATGTATACAATGTCTGATTTCGAAAGATCAGTCGTTATGAATTTTCGAGGAGCCCGAATCCGAAAACAGCCTCCTTACTTCATGGAAGGTATTAATCAGGGAGTGGAAACTATACAAGACTGCATAGGGGTTAATGCTGGTTCAGTTATGGTAGATTTTTTGCCACTTATCAAACAAAATGAAGCTCTTCGTCCAGACGATGACGAACCTCTAAAGCCAGTACATATTTCAAGAATTCCTAAGCCTGAACGAAAACGTAAACTTACGCAAATGGAAGCACGGAAACATTTGACTTTAGCGCGCGTATTGGCTATGAAATACTTGGGACCGATGGCTTATGATAAGTTTTTCCTCCAAGAACTTACTGAGGACCCCCGTATTAACTCAGCTAATTCTGTCGGTAGCACAGAACTGAAGGCGTTAGTCAAAGAAGCTTTACGTTCTCTTAGCGAACGACAAGACATGCTTCGTTCTCAAAAACCTTACTATTCTATTAAACTAGCTGAAAAGGCCGAATCAAAACACCAAAATCAATACCGAGAAGCTGTACTAGTTAAAGAAAGAGAAATCGGTGCACATACCGCTGAAAGACTTTTGAAATCAATAGATAAAAGCTTACGTGCTAATCGAGTGATGGAAGTAATAGCGCAAGCTGAACGAATGCAACTTTTCTTAGATAACAAAACTCCACGAACTTTACCTGACAAGGATTTATATACTGATCGACTATATAGAGCCGTAGGAGAAGCTTATTTGTCTCAACATCGACTATCTTACACACTAAGTGATAGAGGCAATAAACGTAGAATCGCATTCCTCATGGGCTTGCCGGTAGGGCGACCGCAGTCTTTCGACTCTGTGATGGCAAATTATCCTTACAAATTTATAGATATCAAACAAGCAACTGAAAAAGTAGTATTAACGCTCGAAATGTGTGAAAACTCTACAATGAAATGCTGGTTAATGTACGAACTAGCTAGACTGCTTtgcttacaaaaaaattatgcttTAGCGAAATTTTATGCGAAACGTTGTCAGCGAGAAGCTCAAGAATTAGCCAACGTTACATGGTGGCTGAATGGATGTTTTGTGCTAATGAGCGGTGATATGCAACAAGGCAATGCAAATGAGGTGCGAATACAAGTAGAAGAAGCATATGAATGGTCTAAAAAGATGCAGGATCCAGAACGAGTTCAGGCCTTTTTGGGGAAATGTGCTGAAATGGCAGCCGAAGCTGTGTCCGCTGATGAACGTAAAGCAATAGTTCAAAGAGAACGGCAAATTGTTGGTGTGATGGACGAGGAGCAAAAGATCGAAACACAAGTATTATTCAAACGCATGTCTACAGTACCAGCTGGACGAAGGTTCTCTGTGTTACCGCGCAAGCAAGATGCCGGAGAAGCAAAATCTGAACGAAAGCGACGACGGCAGCGCGGCCTATCTGTTATCCCTGGACCGGAACAAGCTTTGCCACCGCCTCCGCAATCCGACACTCGCGGTTTTCAAATCTTTGACATTTAG
- the CPR70 gene encoding cuticular protein RR-2 motif 70 precursor, with protein MAFKVVVFSCLVAMACASAPLVAEPVVAAPAVAARLEEFDPLPQYRFGYDVADSLTGDYKSQQEERNGDLVQGSYSLVEPDGTRRTVDYSADSVNGFNAVVRKEPLVAAAPAVVAEPAVVPARIAAARVVAAPVAAPVVPVAARLAAAPVVAAPVAKYTAAYTAPLAYSAPVAAAYPAPLRAAYPAPIARYVAL; from the coding sequence gtCGTTGTATTCTCCTGCCTGGTTGCCATGGCTTGTGCCAGCGCTCCTCTCGTTGCCGAGCCTGTAGTGGCGGCCCCAGCCGTAGCGGCCAGACTTGAAGAATTTGACCCACTCCCTCAATATAGATTCGGATACGACGTAGCGGACTCTCTCACTGGTGACTACAAAAGCCAACAAGAAGAACGCAACGGCGACTTAGTGCAGGGTTCCTACTCGCTCGTTGAACCTGACGGTACCCGTCGTACTGTTGATTATTCTGCTGACTCTGTGAATGGGTTCAACGCGGTAGTACGCAAGGAGCCTCTTGTGGCTGCCGCTCCTGCTGTAGTCGCCGAGCCTGCCGTAGTACCAGCCCGCATCGCTGCTGCTCGCGTTGTGGCCGCACCCGTAGCTGCCCCTGTTGTTCCTGTTGCGGCACGTTTGGCTGCTGCGCCGGTCGTTGCTGCCCCCGTCGCGAAGTACACCGCTGCCTATACAGCTCCTCTTGCGTATAGTGCTCCAGTTGCTGCTGCCTACCCGGCCCCACTAAGAGCAGCGTACCCTGCTCCCATCGCCAGATACGTCGCTCTCTAA